In Thermodesulfobacteriota bacterium, the genomic window CATTAAGGCTATCGAGGGCCATACTCGCCCCCTCCAAGGTCATAAGGCCGTACTCGGCCTGCTCCCCCGTCCGGGGCCCTATCGCCCCCACAATAAGGAGCCTCTCGTCCTCCACGGCCTCTTCTTCGACCCGTGGCGCCACCTCCTCGGGCTTCACCTCTATCTCCGCCGCGAACTCCTCGAAGCTCTGAGGCCCTTCTTTCTTCTCCTCCTCCTTACCGCAGCCAATAAAAAGCGTGAGCCCCAAGACGAGCGCCGGGACTATATAAGCGTCAGCCCTCTTCATCTTCGCCCTCCTTTTCTTCGACCTTGAAGTCCGTTACGCCTCTGGGCACCGCGTCGAAGACCTCCTCCTCGATTACGAAGACGGCCTCCTCGCCGCCCCTCATGGAGAATATGCCGCGCCTTTTCTTGTCCCTCGCGCCAATGAGTATCGAGTGGCGCACCCCCTTCTCATCTATCAGAAATATCTTGACCCTGGGTTTTTCGAGGGCGTAGGGCTCAAGGCTCTCCGGGGCCTCGCTATCGAAGGCCTTTATATCGGAGTTCTTAAATTTTATAAGGAGCTCCATGACCCTCATAAAATTGGTCGTCCCCTCGGGAAGCCCCACCGTATCCCACCTGCCCTCGGCCGGGTGCTTGACCTCTATGGTTTCCCCCCCTGTCCACACCACCTTGAAGCTCTTGACCTTCGTGGTGTCGAAGGAGAAGATAGTCTTGTCCCTTATGTCGTAGACCTCCTTATCCGCATCCGCCCTTATATCCGAATGGATCCTGAATATGCGCGGGTCGCCGTCGATAAGGGCGTAGGCCACGTTATGGGTGGGGCCCTTCTCCCCGAACCGTACGGTGGCGTTGCCGCCGCCCGTTACGAACTCGACCCGGAGGTACGGGTCCTCGAGGCTCATCTCCTCGAGCTTTTCCGGGGTCTGCTCATCGAAGAGCACGCCGTCCCACTTGGCGCCCACCACGCTCTCGAGGAACGTTCCGATGCTCTCCCCGTCCCCGGGCGCATCGACGGGAGAGACGACTACCCAGTCCCCTCCCTCAAGCCTCTCGGCACGGATGGACTGCTCCTTCTTCTCCCCCTCTTCAACCGCACTCTCCTCCCCCTCCTCCCCCTCTTCCACCGCCTTCACCCCTTTGCGCGTTATGGTGAAGACGGTCACGTCCCCGGGCTCGAAGGGGAAAAGCCTTTTTTGCCGCTCCACCTCGGCCTTCTCGTCCTCCGTCTCCTTGTCGAAGATGTAGAAGGAGCCGCCGACGACGGCGAGCACTATGACCCAGAATATGGTTTTCTTGAAAAAATTCATAGAAACCGGGGGGCAGGGACTTTCTTACGTTTACGGGCTCAGGAGGTCTTCCCGAGTCTTCTCCTCATAAACACGGCGAAGCCGACGACGGCCACGAGCGTGGGAGGGATGACGACCCCGAACCAGAGGATGAGCCTGCCCTGAGTGGAAGTGAGTATAACCGGCGTCATGCCGGTGGTCTTCTTTCTTATGGCTATGAGGTCGGCCTCTTCGGCGAGCCAGGAGACGGTGTTGAGGAAGAGGTCCCTGTTGCCGGCGAGGTTTATGTGCGTGTTGCTAACGAAGTCGGAATCGCCGAAGACGACTATCTTGCCGTACTTCATCCTCTTCCCCTCGTTCTCGGCATCCCCTTCCTTTAAGGCCTCGACCGTTATAACGGCCGCGAGCGGCACGGGGCCGGGCCTGTCCGTGCCCTCCGTGTACTCGGCCTTGCCCTCCTCGAGCGACTCCCTGTCGGTCTCGCCCCAGCTGCTATCGCCGGAGCTCATGAGCGTGTATATGCCCGCCTCGGGCGTAACCTGGACCGAGACGCTCCTGGCGAGCGGGAAAAAGGTCATGAGGTCGAACTCCTCGGTTATGGGGTGGTCCTTTTCGTAGGTGGTAACCACGGGCACGAGGTAGTTCGCGCCGAACACCTGGGAGAGCGTGTCTATGATTAT contains:
- a CDS encoding DUF4340 domain-containing protein — translated: MNFFKKTIFWVIVLAVVGGSFYIFDKETEDEKAEVERQKRLFPFEPGDVTVFTITRKGVKAVEEGEEGEESAVEEGEKKEQSIRAERLEGGDWVVVSPVDAPGDGESIGTFLESVVGAKWDGVLFDEQTPEKLEEMSLEDPYLRVEFVTGGGNATVRFGEKGPTHNVAYALIDGDPRIFRIHSDIRADADKEVYDIRDKTIFSFDTTKVKSFKVVWTGGETIEVKHPAEGRWDTVGLPEGTTNFMRVMELLIKFKNSDIKAFDSEAPESLEPYALEKPRVKIFLIDEKGVRHSILIGARDKKRRGIFSMRGGEEAVFVIEEEVFDAVPRGVTDFKVEEKEGEDEEG